The following are encoded together in the Armatimonadota bacterium genome:
- the recF gene encoding DNA replication/repair protein RecF, whose protein sequence is MYIDELTLRNFRNYTECLLHPSPGLNILVGRNAQGKTSLLEAVYLLAMAKSWRAGRDCEMINWDADMACVSAKLVREKRSNIEIEVLLNRSGKKRITINTIPQNRLADVIGQLNVVFISPRDEEIVTGEPSERRKFLNLEISQVQPQYCHLLIGYRRVLEQRNKLLKELEKRRMGDGVLKVLDEQLVDYGSKILERRLAFINRLAKISEIVHYQLTDSKEKLGIKYVSSISIGEIIDAAGIARKFEETLESHRADEIRRGISLFGPHRDDLAITINNIDARTYGSHGQQRTVALSLRLAELELIEELMKETPIVLFDDVMADLDEERREHVINAILGGRQSFVTTTTLSLFDDRLLEEGTVFRVSGGEVKQDEA, encoded by the coding sequence ATGTACATAGACGAACTAACTCTCCGCAACTTCAGAAACTATACAGAATGCCTTCTGCATCCTAGTCCTGGGTTGAATATCTTGGTCGGCAGAAATGCGCAGGGAAAAACAAGTTTGCTTGAGGCAGTATACCTGCTTGCGATGGCAAAATCTTGGCGTGCGGGACGAGATTGCGAAATGATTAATTGGGATGCCGATATGGCATGCGTTTCTGCGAAGCTTGTACGTGAGAAGAGGAGCAATATAGAGATAGAAGTTCTACTTAACCGCTCAGGAAAAAAGCGCATAACAATCAATACCATCCCGCAAAACCGTCTTGCTGATGTTATTGGGCAACTAAATGTTGTGTTTATTAGTCCGAGGGATGAAGAGATAGTCACAGGAGAGCCAAGCGAGAGAAGGAAGTTCTTAAACCTTGAGATAAGCCAAGTTCAGCCTCAATATTGCCATTTACTTATCGGATACCGCAGGGTACTTGAGCAAAGAAATAAGCTGTTGAAAGAACTGGAGAAGCGCAGAATGGGTGATGGGGTGCTCAAGGTTCTTGATGAACAATTGGTTGACTATGGCTCAAAGATTCTCGAAAGAAGATTAGCTTTTATAAACAGACTTGCAAAGATTTCAGAAATTGTTCATTACCAGCTAACTGATTCAAAGGAGAAACTCGGTATAAAATACGTTTCCAGTATCAGTATCGGAGAGATTATAGATGCTGCAGGTATTGCACGAAAATTCGAAGAAACACTAGAATCGCACCGAGCCGATGAAATAAGAAGGGGAATTAGCCTTTTTGGGCCGCATAGAGATGATTTAGCTATTACCATTAACAACATAGATGCAAGAACATACGGCTCGCATGGACAACAAAGAACAGTTGCACTTAGTTTGCGACTTGCGGAGCTTGAGTTGATTGAGGAGTTAATGAAAGAAACGCCTATAGTACTCTTTGATGACGTAATGGCCGATCTTGATGAGGAGCGGAGGGAGCATGTGATTAATGCTATACTAGGTGGTCGCCAGTCGTTTGTAACCACGACAACACTCTCACTCTTTGATGATAGGTTGTTGGAAGAAGGAACGGTTTTTAGAGTATCTGGTGGCGAGGTAAAGCAAGATGAGGCGTAA